From the Lemur catta isolate mLemCat1 chromosome 1, mLemCat1.pri, whole genome shotgun sequence genome, the window caatttttgattCAAATTAGGCTGTTCACTGCCCTGCTTTGTATGAATATCAGCAACTACAGTAAGAGGCTGCTGTCaagcaaatacttaaaaatttcacccaacagaaatattttcatgAGATACACAAGCTACTTGGACACTGACAATTTTCCCATGTTCAGTACCTTGAGAAATTCAGAATGTTGTCACTTAATTTAGTTTGAAAAATGTTAGTGAAGGACTGCAAAGTAACTTGCTTTTctattatgctttttaaattctgaCCAAAGAATTTTGCTTTCCCAATGTAACAGTGCACTAAAATACATGAGTTACGATACACTTCAACCAAAGAATAaatctggtatttttaaaaaacaaaccatacAACCTCCAAGCACTGATTTTCTTAATAAGCTTAATTTAGATAACTTCATGACTCAAAGCTTTGCTTCACTAGGTAATAAACAAAACAACTTACCTCTACGAATGGGCTCAATCTGCCTGAGTTGTCTTGAACACGGAAATACTTTGACACCGGCTCCTGAAAAATCCCACCAAATCTGGCTCCTTTTTCCGAGGAATGAGTTTTGGAAGTCTGCAAATACTGATGATATGCACTCTTTAAAGAAGAATGTAGTTTAGAAGTAAGGTCAGATTTTTGGAGAAATGAGGCCTTTTCTGGCCACAGACCAATTTGCAAATTGGAGGTAGTAGGTTCATTTGACGTGACATATGAATTCTTAGAAATTTCAGTGCTTTCCTGGTCATCCTCAGGGTAAAATGGGATGGAAGAATCTAGCAACTGGAAGGTAACATGCTCCCTCCTTTGAGCTCTCAGGCCTCCTTTATACAatgctgcttcctcctcctcctcctcttccgtCTCAGCTGCCTGTCTGTCATTTCCATCAAAATTCATCTTTAAACGCTCTGACACCGACTGGAGAAGCGATAAAACAGAAGAGGGCTGGTTTTCACTCTCTCTTGATTTCATGGAGCCATGGTGACCCGGGGAGACCTCACTGGAGAGAATGTCCTCCTGTGAGCTGTCGTCCTCATAGATGGGAGACAAAGCTAAGGGGTAAATTTTGTACCTTTTGGCCTCCACTGATAAGAACATTTCTGAACTATCACTATCAAATGTCTCACCTAATTTAGTATCTTTTTCAAAGTGATGGACAAGGTCAGTTCTACTCTCTGACCTTTCACATGCCAGCACGGGCATGCTGTCAGGGGACATATCAGGAAACAAGACAGACCGTGTTCTTCTTACTTCTGCAGAAGCATACTTGTCCTCCTCCTCTTGAAGGGGCTCTTCATATAATATAGTAAAGGAAGAATGTTCTTGTTCATCCTGAGAAACAAAGGCTAAATCATATTCTCCTTTGTCATGGTTGTAATCTAGATCTCTCCTCTTGTCACATACCGCAGTAACAGACATTCTTTGATCTAACCTTACTACGGTATCCTCAGGTTGGAAATCTGGCATTGCTAAGGCTGGATAGCCCTCATAATCCTTACTTAACGTAGGTGGTTCATATCCCCTGAAATATGAAGCAAGTCTGCTGTCGTGCGCTATCATGCCTTCCTTTATTTCAGTGGGTTCTTCCTCCGTTTCTTCAACACCGCCTTCAGCATACTCCTGGGGTTCCTTTTCAGCTTCAAATATGGGAGGTATGGCCTCCACTTGTGTAATGGTAAATTCCAGTCCTGTTCCACGTGTTTTCTCAACATCCACCACTGTGGGTAACACTCTGTGTCTCTCAGTATCCCCACCAGAATCTTCTGGGGatgttctttccatttctatCATAGAGGGCATGGACACGCTCATTCCAATAGTCTCTTTAGCATTCCTCTTGCGTGCTTTTTCCATGTCTAAGGAGGCAGGTGCTGCCTTCTTGTGTGATTCATTCACTTCTACCACAAATGGTCCCATTTCAGTTTTCCTGATGACCTCCTCAGCATCCTTCTGGTAAGCAGTTTCCATTTCCAACGCAGGCCTCTCAGTCTTTCCAGTAATCCCTTCTGcatttttttgtaaaacatttaCTACCTCTAACATAACAGGCATTGCCTCAGTTTTGCCACTATCTCTTTCAGcatcctttgggtaaatattttccatttctaaccCCACAGGTGTCACTTCACCCTTCACAATATCCCCTTCAGCATCATTCTGGTAAGTATCTTCCACCTCTAATGTAAGAGGTAGCACTTCAGCTTTTTCAGTAATCCCCTCACCACCTTTTTGGTAGTAATTTTCTGCTTCTAACACAGACGTCACCCTGGTCTTGCCAACATCCCCTTCAGGGTGCTTTTGGCAAATACTCTCCGTTTCCACTGTAACGGGTGTCACCTCTGTCTCTGCGATATCCCCTTCAGCATCCTTTTGGTAGATATTTTTAGCTTCTGACATAACAGGCATCAACTCAGTTTTGCCAACATCTCCTTCAGTAGCCTTCATATTATAAGATTTTTCCACTCCTAAAGTAACAGGTGATACCTCAGTTTTTTCAATATGCCTCTCAGCATCTATTTGGTATGTTTCTCCCATATTAAAAACGTCAGCTCTTGGCTCAGTTTTGGTGATATTTAGTTCCACATTTGTTTTATGTGTTCTTCCCATTTCTAACATTGGAGGGACTACCTCATATTTCATAATGTTCAATTCagcattctttttgtttgtttttcccatcTCTAACATGGAAGGCATAAGTTCGATTTTTCCTATATTTGCTTCGTTATCCTTTTTGTGTACTTTCCCTACTTCTGACACTGCAAGAGGTGTGCTTTTACTATGTCCCAGCAAGCTTTTTTCAGACATACATACAAGACTATCAGACAAACTGCTTTTGGATGTACCAGGGGCATGGATGTCATCATTCACAAATGGAGGCCATTTGAAATTTAATACAAGAGTTCTTGTACCCTCTGTCCCAGTTTTGTGATTATCTACATACTCTACTTCTGTTGTTTCCTTACAGTCCTCACtgcaaaataaatgtgtttttaccCTATCATCTAACCCTTTATGTGGCATGTCATTAGCTAGTAAAACAGCATCTGATTCCTGCAAATTTATACTATCAGACTGTCCAGCTCCATTTCCAAAAAATGGGGATTTTTGGTAGAGAacaatttctcttcctttaattGACTCTGTGCCACTAACTAGGTTACTTACAGAGAAGAatctacttaatattttattttcactaatttcATGTGTGCTTTGATTAACTGCCTGTTCTGATACCAAGAACTCCCTAACTACATCATGTGGCTTAACATTATCACTGTTCAGAATTTTTGAAGTATTAGCCTGAAGTTCAGAATCCCAGGTATCCTCAGTATCTTCAAAAGCAtcatttgtcaatttttcttGGGCTGAATAAATAATCTCATTGACTAATTCCCTAGCTTGTTCTTCTAACAAACAAGATACATTCGTTGCATCAGAATCAAAAAGGAGACTCTTCTCACCAGCTGTAGTTGAAACACCAGCCTTCTCTTCTTTGACTTCTGACACATTTTCCATACCCTGCTCTTCCAAACCCTCTGTCAGTTGGATCCCTGTTAGCATCACTTCTGATGGGTTTTTCTCAGGGATGTCTTCTTTTGGGGCACCTGGATTCATTATCCCGTCTATGGTTATTAGCTCCTGGCAGGTACCAACTGTGTGTTTGGATTTTAGTTCTTCCCTGACAGAATTAAAAATCTCCTCAGTCAATGTATCAGCCTTTTTGAGTAAACCACTTTTAAGGTCCAAAAGTTGGTCATGTGCCCTTCTCCTAGCTTCTATGTGTTCAGCAGATGCTTCAGAACACGGCTGGCTTGAGCTGTTAACTGACGTTGGAGTCCCAGCAACtgctccagtctctgcttccatggGATTGTCAAATTGGGCAGCGGTTGGGAAATCAAGAGATACCTTCCCTGTATGAACcccaaaatgtttctgaaatgggGTCACTTCTGCCCCTACTGAGATAGGTATTTCAAATTCCAAACAGGAGCTATTAGGATACAGCAGGTTAGTTGAAGAGGTGCTTTCACATGTGAGATCTTTGGTGACTCTTACAGAATCAAGATTATTTGGGGGTTTATGTGAATTTATAACCACACTAACTTCTTCAGAGTGACTAGAGGAACAAGACACATTATCAGTACCACCACTTAGAAAACgagtgttctctttctttctgtgagATGAGGCTTTCTTTCCTGATCTCAGCACAGAAGGTACACTAAGAAACTTCAAATCCTcagatgcaaaaatatttttttccaaattgataTCAGAACCTAGAAAAGGTGAATTTACTTTTATGCTGTCAGTTTCTTGGAATTCTGGAGAAATATTAGATAAGCTCAGTTGTGCCATTTCTGGGAGACCAGAAATCTCTTTAGTCCCACAATTATCCAAAGATTGATGAACCACACAAATATTGACATCACAATTCTGTATTGTCTGCCTAATGACTTTCTCACCCTGAACAGGTGGTAAAATCCCAGATATAATACTTTTgagaagagcaggaggagaggcTAAGGTGTCTACTTCTGTTTTTTGTGTACCCTGATATTTAGAGGCAAATGGAGGAACCTCAGCTTGACGATTCTCTTTAAGGCTAGAAGGTGAACATTTCTCTTTAATCCCCTTATGGTCCATCGGTTGAAAACTTTTGTACTGTTCAAATTCTAGAGAAGTTAATTCCGATAAAATAGGCTTTTCTGGCTCATCTGTAATTTcaaatggataagaaaaaattttatccTGAGAAATGTCTCCAGGCTCTGTTTGGGAAACAGGTATCTTGGACAAGGGTATTGTTTTTCCTCTTCCAGACTGAGATTCAACAGGAACACTCTTCTGACCATCAACTTCAGTGTTTGACAAAATTTTAGCAATGTTATCAGTTTTGGTTTCCAAGGACAGAGAATCAAATTTCTCTATCATGTTCTTACTTGCATTAGTGTTTGAAGGCATTAATTCTGCTTTATTAGGGTCTTGAGATGAAGTGGAATTGTGCTCCTTAGAGAGGCTTCCAGACTCAAAATTCAGTGGGTCCATCCCAGTTAAGTAAGTGCCACTAGCTTCAAGACCTAGAGGAATCTGGCATTTTTCACTATCAAGAAGAATGTCTTTGGAATCAAGAACTGCAGGTGCATGCTCACAGTGAGGTGGAGCAGGAGGACTCTTCCTGTCTGCAGCCTCCACAGGATCTGTCACATTTTCTTCTTGATGCTTAGTAGGCTGACAGGAAATGCCAACAACATCCGCAGTTTCAATGAGCACAGAGGAACCCTCATTCTTTAAAACAGGAATATCTAACTTGCTCAACATCCCAACTGCAGAAACAAAGGTAGGAGGTGAAGtattgaaatttgattttttagaGTCAAGGGTAAGAGCTGTTTTAGCATCAGGTGATAGTTCGGCTTGTTGAGGACTCTCAGAGTCAAGAGGAGATTTGGAAATGTGATTTCTATTAAGTTCAAAATTTGATGCAGgtgctattttattaatactttctaaGTTTGCTACAATTGTCGATTCACCGATGTATTTTACAGAGGCTGGGTCCCTTTGATTTTTTCTAATAATGTGAGGAGTTTTGTCATGTGGCCTGAAATCAAGATTTTTGGCTTCTGTTTCAAACAATTGGTCAGTACCTTTGGGTGATGACTCAATTTTATCTTTTGGAGCTTTTACATGACTTGAAGTTATAGGTTCACCAGCTGAGGCACTTTCTGTTTCTGGCCTGATTTCTGTAACAGCCAAATTTTTCTGTGAGTCTTGAGCGGACAACCTCTTTCCTTCATTTACAAGTTCTGTGTCTGTCACAGCATGTCTCTGAAGAGCAGTGGCACCGGTGTGATTGGCAGACTGCTTTGATGAGTTATCTACAGTTTGCTTGTCAGAACACTCACTCTCTGGCAGCTGCAGAACTTCATGCCTAATTGATTTATTTGGACTTGGCAAATTTGTACTTTCTTGTTCAGTAGTGTCACTCCCATCAGATTTACTAGAAGAGGAGTCAGAAATAGCAGGGCTCTGAGGCGTAACATGCTCTTCTCTTTGCACCAATGTCCTATTACTCAACACAGAGCTGTTTTCTTTTATCGTATTTTCCACTGTAGTTAGCCTTTGAAAATCCGGACTGCAAGGCACTTTGCTCTTACTTTCTGTCAACAATGCTGAACATACCAAATTTTTGTCAGTCTGAAAAACTGGTACACAACTTAAATGGTGCTGTGAGTCACATTCTTCAACAGCGTGGCTGGAGTTAGTCACAGAAGAAGGGGATGATCTATTTCGCTCAGGGCCCCCaggatcatttatatttaaatgagcCTTAGAAGCAGCAGTATTGTGCAGTTCTGGGTTGTTTGTCAGATGATTTTCTGtgttgaaacttattttgctAGAATCAGGGTCTTCCAATGGATCTTCAAGCAAATATCCTTTTGTAGATGAGTCTGTGCTAGCTGATGACAACGATGGCACCAGCCCAGCCTCGATCTCACTTTCAgggccagtgtgtgtgtgtgtactagagtcagaactttcattttctctgtccaAGGTATTCACAGTTGCCAACACAGTCTGTTGCTTTAAATATTTCCCAATTTGTCTGGGGCCTCGATACGTTGCATATGTTACTGAAGGCCTCTCTGGTTTACCATCAGTTTGTCTGTAAAAGGAAACAGCATGGGAGTATCAGGATATACAACAACACTTAATAGTAGTCCCAGCAACTGTGGTAAAATATGTCTTTCAAACACCACTTCTCCTAATATGTACTAATTTGGTGAGAAAATACTGGAATGCTTTAAActtatctttattaaaaaaataataaattgacaAGAAGCACAGGGCAGCATAAAGAATGTCTGAGCTCCTTGGAACTGTTCCTTCTTACCCAATTACATACATGTCTCTGACTGTGGTTAATGGAGAGAACACGAGCTGATGAGCCTAAGGCTTGAGAGCTACTTCTAATCTCAAAGTAGTGTCTAAGGAACCACACTGACTTTGTGCCTTACACTGGTACAATTTTATGGATACATCACTGTGATTTCTCCACATCAGAGCATCACAGCAAGCTTCTAGTCCTTTACTCTTAAGTGTGAATTTGAACAGCAATGTTCAGCACACAAGTTGGAGAAGTTTTACAGGAAAACACATGGCAAGATGTCTAGCccacagtaagcactcagtgtATATTTGTTAACTCAATCAGTGACAGAAGTGCCTTTAAAATTCTCATGTGTTCAGTTCTTCAAACATTCACTTCTTGTAGTAAGTATTAAACTGTTTGGGTAAATGCAGAAATCAAAAAGGATTTCTAGAAAAGGTAGAGAACCAACCCCAGCATAAAGCTCCTGATGCTCCTGGCACCCAACTTCCTCTGAAGAATCCACCCCTGTGGGTTTCTCACACCATGCTGCCTTGTAGCCCTTCACACACACCATTCTCTGTCCTTCAATTCCAGCATCAGAGAGAAACTCTGATGTCCCCTAAGACTCAGCTCACAAATCATCCCCACTGCAAACCTAACTCTCTACTACTAAGGTGGATATAGTTTCTGATCTatggatgcacacacacagcacttgCCACCTTAATAAAGATCTACGCACTTATTTATTTTCCCCACTGGCCTTAATCATCATTGTATTTTTAAGTGCCCCACACAAGATTTGGTAAGTACTATAATACCTTTTTGTAAATTAATGAATCACCAAGTAAAGCAATGATACTAAATGCTAAGTAATCTATTTTAGAGTAGTATCTTAATTCTTACAGGTGATATCAAAGTGTTTTAAATTCTGAACTCTAATTACATTTTAGTGTCCTGAATATAAAACCATATGGGAGAAAAATCTGATGTGTGTTCTACTTGATTTCAGGTTAAACAAAACATTACCAAAGAATCCATAGGAATAATTAAGAAATCCATTTATCAGTATATACCTAAACATACATTTTATCAACAACTTTAAAGCAGTAACATTAAGAATGCTAgatttttc encodes:
- the CRYBG3 gene encoding very large A-kinase anchor protein isoform X2, translating into MSGGRRRGSAPWHSFSRFFAPRSPSRDKEEEEEEKPGTSQAPAPGRDAASVENEPMSTSQKKENVLSAEAVKIPQSEDKTNHAEKPITVPTQGDLKKPNDLSSSTLETKIGESDRQPKESFFHFLGNLFNISGKSSLGEAKHSSFKDDHDKTEKDVQNPSDHHEEAIRREREMVCGSLGTQTLPAEEQESNSAELSDAFSLDTTQDSEQETSDEPKQTDGKPERPSVTYATYRGPRQIGKYLKQQTVLATVNTLDRENESSDSSTHTHTGPESEIEAGLVPSLSSASTDSSTKGYLLEDPLEDPDSSKISFNTENHLTNNPELHNTAASKAHLNINDPGGPERNRSSPSSVTNSSHAVEECDSQHHLSCVPVFQTDKNLVCSALLTESKSKVPCSPDFQRLTTVENTIKENSSVLSNRTLVQREEHVTPQSPAISDSSSSKSDGSDTTEQESTNLPSPNKSIRHEVLQLPESECSDKQTVDNSSKQSANHTGATALQRHAVTDTELVNEGKRLSAQDSQKNLAVTEIRPETESASAGEPITSSHVKAPKDKIESSPKGTDQLFETEAKNLDFRPHDKTPHIIRKNQRDPASVKYIGESTIVANLESINKIAPASNFELNRNHISKSPLDSESPQQAELSPDAKTALTLDSKKSNFNTSPPTFVSAVGMLSKLDIPVLKNEGSSVLIETADVVGISCQPTKHQEENVTDPVEAADRKSPPAPPHCEHAPAVLDSKDILLDSEKCQIPLGLEASGTYLTGMDPLNFESGSLSKEHNSTSSQDPNKAELMPSNTNASKNMIEKFDSLSLETKTDNIAKILSNTEVDGQKSVPVESQSGRGKTIPLSKIPVSQTEPGDISQDKIFSYPFEITDEPEKPILSELTSLEFEQYKSFQPMDHKGIKEKCSPSSLKENRQAEVPPFASKYQGTQKTEVDTLASPPALLKSIISGILPPVQGEKVIRQTIQNCDVNICVVHQSLDNCGTKEISGLPEMAQLSLSNISPEFQETDSIKVNSPFLGSDINLEKNIFASEDLKFLSVPSVLRSGKKASSHRKKENTRFLSGGTDNVSCSSSHSEEVSVVINSHKPPNNLDSVRVTKDLTCESTSSTNLLYPNSSCLEFEIPISVGAEVTPFQKHFGVHTGKVSLDFPTAAQFDNPMEAETGAVAGTPTSVNSSSQPCSEASAEHIEARRRAHDQLLDLKSGLLKKADTLTEEIFNSVREELKSKHTVGTCQELITIDGIMNPGAPKEDIPEKNPSEVMLTGIQLTEGLEEQGMENVSEVKEEKAGVSTTAGEKSLLFDSDATNVSCLLEEQARELVNEIIYSAQEKLTNDAFEDTEDTWDSELQANTSKILNSDNVKPHDVVREFLVSEQAVNQSTHEISENKILSRFFSVSNLVSGTESIKGREIVLYQKSPFFGNGAGQSDSINLQESDAVLLANDMPHKGLDDRVKTHLFCSEDCKETTEVEYVDNHKTGTEGTRTLVLNFKWPPFVNDDIHAPGTSKSSLSDSLVCMSEKSLLGHSKSTPLAVSEVGKVHKKDNEANIGKIELMPSMLEMGKTNKKNAELNIMKYEVVPPMLEMGRTHKTNVELNITKTEPRADVFNMGETYQIDAERHIEKTEVSPVTLGVEKSYNMKATEGDVGKTELMPVMSEAKNIYQKDAEGDIAETEVTPVTVETESICQKHPEGDVGKTRVTSVLEAENYYQKGGEGITEKAEVLPLTLEVEDTYQNDAEGDIVKGEVTPVGLEMENIYPKDAERDSGKTEAMPVMLEVVNVLQKNAEGITGKTERPALEMETAYQKDAEEVIRKTEMGPFVVEVNESHKKAAPASLDMEKARKRNAKETIGMSVSMPSMIEMERTSPEDSGGDTERHRVLPTVVDVEKTRGTGLEFTITQVEAIPPIFEAEKEPQEYAEGGVEETEEEPTEIKEGMIAHDSRLASYFRGYEPPTLSKDYEGYPALAMPDFQPEDTVVRLDQRMSVTAVCDKRRDLDYNHDKGEYDLAFVSQDEQEHSSFTILYEEPLQEEEDKYASAEVRRTRSVLFPDMSPDSMPVLACERSESRTDLVHHFEKDTKLGETFDSDSSEMFLSVEAKRYKIYPLALSPIYEDDSSQEDILSSEVSPGHHGSMKSRESENQPSSVLSLLQSVSERLKMNFDGNDRQAAETEEEEEEEAALYKGGLRAQRREHVTFQLLDSSIPFYPEDDQESTEISKNSYVTSNEPTTSNLQIGLWPEKASFLQKSDLTSKLHSSLKSAYHQYLQTSKTHSSEKGARFGGIFQEPVSKYFRVQDNSGRLSPFVENIDKQTLRCNPRPGKMVIYDLHRSKCKQEVYCNIPDATSWLFPNGVLIKVVRGCWILYEKPHFQGQKCVLEEGEKVLNRDWILQNRRHPQRNFVLGSIKRVLKDCSIPEIELCPQSDPACCPIYIQRAVPNLEELNIPKSVSFTVKSGVWLAYPDINFKGQATVLEEDHGLFEISAAEMKSLHPLQMGGLKVEMPMNLKVIIYEEPHFHGQAKEFSEHIDSVPNFLKNIEGFHGIGSIRVIGGVWVAYEKEHFKGQQFLLEEGNFEDRNACGALSGPILSFRYLQANFIESSITLFESDLESGKFIDITNQEISDLEEIGFGSEIRSIHVKSGVWVAYQQKFFCGEQYILEKGKYKCFFDWGGSNNIIMSIRPIQLEPLGINEPPHLLAPVLPRGHF
- the CRYBG3 gene encoding very large A-kinase anchor protein isoform X1; protein product: MSGGRRRGSAPWHSFSRFFAPRSPSRDKEEEEEEKPGTSQAPAPGRDAASVENEPMSTSQKKENVLSAEAVKIPQSEDKTNHAEKPITVPTQGDLKKPNDLSSSTLETKIGESDRQPKESFFHFLGNLFNISGKSSLGEAKHSSFKDDHDKTEKDVQNPSDHHEEAIRREREMVCGSLGTQTLPAEEQESNSAELSDAFSLDTTQDSEQETSDEPKQTDGKPERPSVTYATYRGPRQIGKYLKQQTVLATVNTLDRENESSDSSTHTHTGPESEIEAGLVPSLSSASTDSSTKGYLLEDPLEDPDSSKISFNTENHLTNNPELHNTAASKAHLNINDPGGPERNRSSPSSVTNSSHAVEECDSQHHLSCVPVFQTDKNLVCSALLTESKSKVPCSPDFQRLTTVENTIKENSSVLSNRTLVQREEHVTPQSPAISDSSSSKSDGSDTTEQESTNLPSPNKSIRHEVLQLPESECSDKQTVDNSSKQSANHTGATALQRHAVTDTELVNEGKRLSAQDSQKNLAVTEIRPETESASAGEPITSSHVKAPKDKIESSPKGTDQLFETEAKNLDFRPHDKTPHIIRKNQRDPASVKYIGESTIVANLESINKIAPASNFELNRNHISKSPLDSESPQQAELSPDAKTALTLDSKKSNFNTSPPTFVSAVGMLSKLDIPVLKNEGSSVLIETADVVGISCQPTKHQEENVTDPVEAADRKSPPAPPHCEHAPAVLDSKDILLDSEKCQIPLGLEASGTYLTGMDPLNFESGSLSKEHNSTSSQDPNKAELMPSNTNASKNMIEKFDSLSLETKTDNIAKILSNTEVDGQKSVPVESQSGRGKTIPLSKIPVSQTEPGDISQDKIFSYPFEITDEPEKPILSELTSLEFEQYKSFQPMDHKGIKEKCSPSSLKENRQAEVPPFASKYQGTQKTEVDTLASPPALLKSIISGILPPVQGEKVIRQTIQNCDVNICVVHQSLDNCGTKEISGLPEMAQLSLSNISPEFQETDSIKVNSPFLGSDINLEKNIFASEDLKFLSVPSVLRSGKKASSHRKKENTRFLSGGTDNVSCSSSHSEEVSVVINSHKPPNNLDSVRVTKDLTCESTSSTNLLYPNSSCLEFEIPISVGAEVTPFQKHFGVHTGKVSLDFPTAAQFDNPMEAETGAVAGTPTSVNSSSQPCSEASAEHIEARRRAHDQLLDLKSGLLKKADTLTEEIFNSVREELKSKHTVGTCQELITIDGIMNPGAPKEDIPEKNPSEVMLTGIQLTEGLEEQGMENVSEVKEEKAGVSTTAGEKSLLFDSDATNVSCLLEEQARELVNEIIYSAQEKLTNDAFEDTEDTWDSELQANTSKILNSDNVKPHDVVREFLVSEQAVNQSTHEISENKILSRFFSVSNLVSGTESIKGREIVLYQKSPFFGNGAGQSDSINLQESDAVLLANDMPHKGLDDRVKTHLFCSEDCKETTEVEYVDNHKTGTEGTRTLVLNFKWPPFVNDDIHAPGTSKSSLSDSLVCMSEKSLLGHSKSTPLAVSEVGKVHKKDNEANIGKIELMPSMLEMGKTNKKNAELNIMKYEVVPPMLEMGRTHKTNVELNITKTEPRADVFNMGETYQIDAERHIEKTEVSPVTLGVEKSYNMKATEGDVGKTELMPVMSEAKNIYQKDAEGDIAETEVTPVTVETESICQKHPEGDVGKTRVTSVLEAENYYQKGGEGITEKAEVLPLTLEVEDTYQNDAEGDIVKGEVTPVGLEMENIYPKDAERDSGKTEAMPVMLEVVNVLQKNAEGITGKTERPALEMETAYQKDAEEVIRKTEMGPFVVEVNESHKKAAPASLDMEKARKRNAKETIGMSVSMPSMIEMERTSPEDSGGDTERHRVLPTVVDVEKTRGTGLEFTITQVEAIPPIFEAEKEPQEYAEGGVEETEEEPTEIKEGMIAHDSRLASYFRGYEPPTLSKDYEGYPALAMPDFQPEDTVVRLDQRMSVTAVCDKRRDLDYNHDKGEYDLAFVSQDEQEHSSFTILYEEPLQEEEDKYASAEVRRTRSVLFPDMSPDSMPVLACERSESRTDLVHHFEKDTKLGETFDSDSSEMFLSVEAKRYKIYPLALSPIYEDDSSQEDILSSEVSPGHHGSMKSRESENQPSSVLSLLQSVSERLKMNFDGNDRQAAETEEEEEEEAALYKGGLRAQRREHVTFQLLDSSIPFYPEDDQESTEISKNSYVTSNEPTTSNLQIGLWPEKASFLQKSDLTSKLHSSLKSAYHQYLQTSKTHSSEKGARFGGIFQEPVSKYFRVQDNSGRLSPFVENIDKQTLRCNPRPGKMVIYDLHRSKCKQEVYCNIPDATSWLFPNGVLIKVVRGCWILYEKPHFQGQKCVLEEGEKVLNRDWILQNRRHPQRNFVLGSIKRVLKDCSIPEIELCPQSDPACCPIYIQRAVPNLEELNIPKSVSFTVKSGVWLAYPDINFKGQATVLEEDHGLFEISAAEMKSLHPLQMGGLKVEMPMNLKVIIYEEPHFHGQAKEFSEHIDSVPNFLKNIEGFHGIGSIRVIGGVWVAYEKEHFKGQQFLLEEGNFEDRNACGALSGPILSFRYLQANFIESSITLFESDLESGKFIDITNQEISDLEEIGFGSEIRSIHVKSGVWVAYQQKFFCGEQYILEKGKYKCFFDWGGSNNIIMSIRPIQLEPLGINEPPHLLKAFSKPGFQGECIDFTKEVSNLTSFTPCSFKVLRGCWLLYYQEGIFDNQCVLEEGLYADLTSCGCPASRVKSLKPIDYVFEEPSISLFALEHCEGRELHLEEAVNSVLNKDLHFYTQSVWVKSGLWIAYEGSNFLGRQILLEPNEIPNWTAFSGWKTIGSLRPMKQPAVYIRIKNRAQDEYLTVTGNLADTRATSVCVSPYSGKNTQIWHYCRGLFKSKASDTCLDVIGGRDTPGAKVALWPEHGQFRQKWRLNKNGTISSYLSDHLVLDVKGGNYCDKTHVIVNQPLEGEETQKWDIEIL